Proteins from a genomic interval of Oceanispirochaeta crateris:
- a CDS encoding extracellular solute-binding protein has product MIVKARLKILILFIVPLIIIILYFLVKLPGFLMDTESENQVLKIHSPLNERIIIPIIKEFQESTGILTEYTSAGTLDLLHSLEDKGDKYLMDLMWGGSKEYLTIYEDLFEPLYYESSTEYTLGYNLLPIVLIYNRKLVSEEEVSRSWSDILQPKWKGRLALADPEGSGSAYIALSFLLELGMEEEYNWDNAAKLYYNVEGKMLSKSSEVYNGVADGDFAIGITMEEAAINLIHQGKDIGIVYLNEGTPVINDSIALMKDARHKEEAKAFIEFVLSKKVQTFMVDRFYLRSVRNDVRVPNGLSSMDELNIFDASNLSTFDNQEMILNKWRNIIADFDKMDL; this is encoded by the coding sequence ATGATAGTAAAAGCAAGATTAAAAATTTTAATACTCTTCATCGTGCCCTTAATCATCATCATTCTGTATTTTTTAGTTAAGCTGCCAGGGTTTCTAATGGATACAGAATCTGAAAATCAAGTTTTAAAGATACATAGTCCTCTAAATGAAAGAATCATTATACCTATTATTAAAGAGTTTCAGGAGAGTACTGGTATTCTAACCGAATATACTTCTGCTGGAACTCTTGATCTTTTGCATTCTCTCGAAGACAAAGGTGATAAATATTTAATGGATCTCATGTGGGGTGGGAGCAAGGAATATCTGACGATTTATGAAGATTTATTTGAACCCCTCTACTATGAATCCAGTACGGAATATACTCTCGGTTACAACCTGCTTCCTATTGTTTTGATATACAACCGCAAACTTGTATCAGAAGAAGAGGTTTCCCGCAGCTGGTCAGATATACTTCAGCCAAAATGGAAAGGTCGACTGGCCTTGGCTGATCCGGAGGGTTCTGGCTCAGCCTATATTGCCTTGTCTTTTCTTCTGGAACTGGGCATGGAAGAGGAATATAATTGGGATAATGCAGCAAAACTATATTATAATGTTGAAGGCAAAATGCTCTCAAAATCATCAGAGGTTTACAATGGTGTGGCCGATGGTGATTTTGCCATTGGGATTACGATGGAAGAAGCTGCTATCAATCTAATTCACCAGGGCAAAGACATAGGAATCGTTTATCTCAATGAAGGCACTCCAGTCATAAATGACTCCATAGCTCTTATGAAAGATGCCCGGCACAAGGAAGAAGCTAAGGCTTTTATTGAGTTTGTTCTAAGCAAGAAAGTTCAGACCTTCATGGTTGACCGGTTCTATTTAAGATCGGTGAGAAACGATGTCAGAGTTCCAAACGGCCTTTCATCTATGGATGAACTGAATATATTCGATGCCTCTAACCTATCAACATTTGACAATCAGGAAATGATTCTTAATAAATGGCGCAATATTATCGCTGATTTCGATAAAATGGATTTATAG
- a CDS encoding sensor histidine kinase — protein sequence MGGLMYGFSLNFINRTLNEQTMNSIISFHEKIHVRVSAYENILLQIQNGLKTSESLNSASRLETDNNEIYEIMYDALEGEVIKPIVHLTNLDGSRVFSTSDFPESYKAELMNKWGVFREIEGQTNDPVIYLQEMDYSREGKTIISLGSKLYDQAGSPTGYILVEMSRQVLFEEAKVFNSGLSNHMVLLDENGYTLFDSINSEMEGKFQQAKYLDLEKIGNHYPIDSLIGNSTFLNLEYRDKKLKTVTRVNVSSNIFHSFNRILTLIIVGGSLFSLLVSIILANAQARSISSPIKELISVMGEVEKGALEIRANLRNRDEIGELGKYFNQMLDRLNIYMNQVIEKQKQLRTVEIKMLQAQIKPHFIYNTLDVIKWSVKLGHQPEAISVVTNLARLLRFSIDSADEFLTIRNNIEFINSYLTIQRIKYNNSFEVITDIDEALMDYRIPRLILQPFIENSIIHGFGKTNKSDGIITITGQFNKSRSSDGNSESQFIEFRISDNGLGMTEQEIQELTFERPEHHIGIYNVDRRIKMYFGDDFGVRISSHSGGTEVVITMPKTMTGEIM from the coding sequence ATGGGCGGTTTGATGTATGGATTTTCATTGAATTTCATCAATAGAACTCTTAACGAGCAGACGATGAACAGCATCATATCTTTTCATGAAAAGATTCATGTTAGAGTATCGGCATATGAAAATATTCTTCTGCAAATTCAAAATGGATTGAAGACTAGTGAGTCTCTGAACTCAGCCTCCAGATTAGAGACAGACAACAATGAAATCTATGAAATTATGTATGATGCTCTTGAAGGTGAAGTAATAAAGCCTATTGTACACTTGACGAACTTAGACGGCAGTAGAGTTTTCTCAACATCCGACTTTCCAGAAAGCTATAAGGCTGAATTGATGAACAAATGGGGGGTTTTCAGAGAAATCGAAGGTCAGACAAATGACCCAGTCATCTACCTGCAGGAAATGGATTATTCTCGTGAAGGAAAGACCATCATCAGTTTGGGAAGCAAACTCTATGATCAGGCAGGTTCGCCTACCGGTTACATTCTGGTGGAAATGTCCAGACAGGTCCTCTTTGAAGAAGCCAAAGTGTTTAATTCTGGCCTGTCTAATCATATGGTACTATTAGATGAAAACGGATATACGCTTTTTGATTCGATTAATAGTGAAATGGAAGGAAAATTCCAGCAAGCCAAATATCTAGACCTGGAAAAAATTGGGAACCACTACCCCATAGATAGCCTGATAGGAAACAGTACATTTCTTAATCTTGAATACAGAGATAAGAAATTGAAAACGGTGACCAGAGTCAACGTTTCATCAAATATCTTCCATTCTTTTAACCGCATACTTACATTGATCATTGTTGGCGGAAGCCTCTTTAGTTTACTTGTGTCAATTATCCTTGCCAACGCACAAGCCAGATCAATATCCAGCCCCATTAAAGAGCTTATAAGCGTTATGGGTGAAGTAGAGAAAGGCGCTTTAGAAATACGAGCAAATTTAAGAAATCGGGATGAGATTGGCGAACTTGGAAAATATTTCAACCAGATGCTTGACCGGCTTAACATTTACATGAATCAGGTCATTGAAAAACAAAAACAATTACGGACAGTGGAAATCAAAATGCTACAAGCCCAGATAAAACCTCATTTTATTTACAATACTCTGGATGTTATAAAATGGAGTGTAAAACTGGGTCATCAGCCAGAAGCAATCAGTGTTGTGACCAATCTAGCCCGACTACTTCGCTTTTCAATTGACAGCGCTGATGAATTCTTAACAATCCGCAATAATATTGAATTTATAAACAGCTATTTGACAATACAAAGAATCAAGTACAATAATAGTTTTGAAGTAATAACAGATATAGATGAAGCTCTGATGGATTATCGAATTCCAAGACTCATACTTCAACCATTTATTGAGAATTCCATAATACACGGATTTGGTAAAACAAATAAAAGCGATGGCATCATCACAATTACCGGTCAGTTTAATAAATCCCGATCTTCTGACGGAAACAGTGAAAGCCAGTTTATTGAGTTTAGGATTTCAGATAACGGATTAGGAATGACAGAACAGGAAATCCAAGAGCTGACATTTGAAAGACCAGAACACCATATTGGAATTTATAATGTAGACAGGCGAATAAAGATGTATTTTGGTGATGATTTTGGTGTAAGAATCAGCAGTCATTCTGGCGGAACCGAGGTGGTCATAACCATGCCGAAAACTATGACAGGAGAGATTATGTGA
- a CDS encoding response regulator transcription factor, producing MIDVVIVEDESYIRKGMVVTTPWAELGCQVIGEAGDGLQGYELVKKLKPDIVITDVNMPILDGIEMLRKLDGVCDTEYIIISGYNDFAYAQQAIKLGVRDYLLKPIDDDDFYDTIKRVILQIEEKRNMTKQRDQNRLIQEGKGILAKEAGFDAQYDSRQIYVVKARQWIEAHFSENISIKDAALELKISESYLSRLFKNYMGYTFIEYLTDYRIREAIELLKDHHIKIYEVSEKVGYNDPKYFGIIFKKKIGVSPITFKNRYMSEE from the coding sequence GTGATTGATGTTGTAATCGTTGAAGATGAATCCTACATCAGAAAAGGGATGGTGGTAACAACCCCCTGGGCAGAACTTGGCTGTCAGGTGATAGGTGAAGCCGGCGACGGATTGCAAGGTTATGAACTGGTAAAAAAATTAAAACCGGATATTGTGATTACAGATGTCAATATGCCTATTTTAGATGGTATAGAAATGCTCAGGAAACTGGATGGAGTCTGCGATACGGAATATATCATCATATCTGGATATAACGACTTTGCTTATGCCCAGCAAGCCATAAAATTAGGCGTCAGAGACTACCTACTTAAACCCATCGATGACGATGACTTTTATGACACAATCAAAAGAGTCATTCTACAAATTGAAGAAAAGCGTAACATGACAAAACAACGGGATCAAAACCGGTTAATTCAGGAAGGAAAAGGAATTCTGGCAAAAGAAGCAGGCTTCGACGCACAGTATGACAGCAGACAAATATATGTTGTGAAAGCCAGGCAATGGATAGAAGCTCATTTCAGTGAGAATATTAGCATTAAAGATGCAGCTCTGGAACTGAAAATTAGTGAAAGCTATTTGAGTAGGTTATTTAAGAACTATATGGGATATACATTTATTGAATATCTTACCGACTATAGAATCCGGGAGGCAATTGAGCTTTTAAAAGATCACCATATCAAGATTTATGAAGTTTCTGAGAAAGTTGGATATAATGATCCCAAATACTTTGGAATCATATTCAAAAAGAAAATTGGTGTGTCTCCGATTACATTCAAGAATAGGTATATGTCTGAAGAATGA
- the ribD gene encoding bifunctional diaminohydroxyphosphoribosylaminopyrimidine deaminase/5-amino-6-(5-phosphoribosylamino)uracil reductase RibD — protein MQIDEVFMREALELAKRGWDKVFPNPMVGALIVRDGEVLAKGWHERYGAIHAEAAALANCLCDPIGATLFVTLEPCCHSGKGKHNPPCTDAIIRAGISRVVIARVDPNPSVAGGGISKLRDHGISVLTGVLEEESARLNRVYETLIREERPYVHLKAAISLDGFLAASDGTSKWISSAESRDTVMHFRSQSDGILTGRGTLFTDLPSLTVRDGENKISPGRQPARIFLNSRGKIPEGWQKEGGQVHIYHNQCCLIPENIKSDVHFCPVPGDSKGLSLPHVLSDLRKKNIHRLLVEGGSKTFGSFLRNGLWDRMTLFVAPILLGEGIPFSDGLEVSTVASKLKLRDMTSSRCGNDVMFNGYREALTCLPV, from the coding sequence ATGCAAATAGATGAAGTTTTTATGAGAGAGGCTCTTGAACTGGCAAAGAGGGGCTGGGATAAGGTATTCCCGAATCCTATGGTGGGAGCCTTAATAGTCAGAGATGGAGAAGTCTTAGCAAAGGGCTGGCATGAGCGTTATGGTGCTATTCATGCGGAAGCTGCCGCATTGGCTAACTGTCTTTGTGATCCAATCGGCGCTACCCTCTTTGTCACACTGGAACCATGCTGTCACAGCGGGAAAGGGAAACATAATCCTCCCTGTACGGATGCAATTATCCGGGCGGGAATTTCCCGCGTTGTCATAGCAAGAGTCGATCCGAATCCCAGTGTTGCCGGAGGAGGAATAAGTAAACTTCGCGACCATGGTATTTCGGTTCTTACTGGAGTTCTGGAAGAAGAATCGGCCCGCTTGAACAGGGTCTATGAAACCCTTATCAGGGAAGAACGTCCCTATGTTCATCTCAAAGCGGCCATCTCTCTCGATGGATTTCTAGCCGCCTCTGATGGAACGTCCAAGTGGATCAGCAGTGCTGAATCTCGAGACACTGTCATGCACTTTCGCTCCCAGTCTGATGGGATACTTACGGGCCGAGGTACTCTTTTTACAGATTTACCTTCCCTAACCGTTCGCGATGGTGAAAATAAGATATCTCCCGGTAGACAACCTGCCCGCATCTTCCTGAATTCCCGGGGCAAAATTCCCGAAGGATGGCAGAAAGAGGGAGGTCAGGTGCATATCTATCATAATCAGTGCTGTCTTATCCCGGAGAATATTAAGAGTGATGTCCACTTCTGTCCAGTTCCTGGAGACTCTAAAGGGCTCTCCCTTCCACATGTCCTCTCTGATCTGAGGAAAAAAAACATTCATCGTCTCCTTGTGGAGGGGGGATCAAAAACCTTTGGTTCCTTTCTCCGAAACGGACTGTGGGACAGGATGACACTTTTCGTTGCACCTATTCTACTGGGAGAGGGAATCCCTTTTTCAGATGGACTGGAGGTTTCTACTGTAGCATCAAAGCTGAAACTCCGTGATATGACATCTTCTCGTTGTGGTAATGATGTAATGTTCAACGGCTATAGGGAGGCTTTAACATGTTTACCGGTCTGA
- a CDS encoding riboflavin synthase, whose protein sequence is MFTGLIECIGTLVARRPIPGGLSFRISHNFDKRLTQGASIAVNGVCLTVKEDKESVFTVECYYETLNKTALPRLRTGSSVNLEQALRIDGALDGHLVQGHVSEVVRVLGKTPWGKGVELRVALPVNRQGLIPEGSVALDGVSLTIAELRSNFFSVQLIGETLERTILKQKKLGELINLESDCLLRARYQEVMTGQNKESITMSRMAEWGYV, encoded by the coding sequence ATGTTTACCGGTCTGATTGAGTGTATAGGAACTCTGGTTGCTAGACGTCCTATTCCCGGAGGGTTGTCTTTTCGCATCAGCCATAATTTTGATAAGCGCCTGACACAGGGCGCCTCTATCGCGGTCAACGGGGTCTGCTTAACCGTGAAAGAAGATAAAGAATCTGTCTTTACAGTGGAATGCTACTACGAGACTCTGAATAAAACGGCTCTTCCGAGGCTCCGGACAGGATCCTCGGTCAATCTGGAACAGGCTCTCCGCATAGATGGCGCCCTGGATGGTCATCTTGTTCAGGGACATGTCTCGGAAGTTGTCAGGGTTCTTGGAAAAACTCCCTGGGGAAAGGGAGTTGAGCTAAGGGTGGCTCTGCCCGTTAACAGACAGGGCTTGATTCCTGAGGGATCAGTGGCTCTCGATGGTGTGAGTCTCACAATTGCCGAGCTTCGATCAAACTTTTTTTCTGTACAGCTTATTGGAGAGACTCTCGAGAGGACTATTCTGAAACAGAAAAAATTGGGAGAGCTTATCAACCTGGAGAGTGATTGTCTCCTGCGGGCTCGGTATCAGGAAGTGATGACAGGGCAGAACAAAGAATCAATTACGATGAGCCGTATGGCTGAATGGGGATATGTATGA
- the ribA gene encoding GTP cyclohydrolase II, translating into MNKRRLTVEQAIKIIAAGGMIIMTDDEDRENEGDLVCAARFADPNLVNFMASKAKGLICCALEKSLCKRAGLIPLDTNDGPGALHNTKFCTPVDAIEGCTTGISAFDRSTTLKRLASLDCQPGDFARPGHLLPIMEAEGGLDSRQGHTEATVELCRQAGLEGAAVICEIMDDDGRMARWDTLLEMAAEWDLGILTIEDLISWKEKQHPEISLEPVRLPTERGRFYMEFLNPAKGDKSTGGEHICLVCQNKSASSHPDGPLVRIHSECLTGDLFASSRCDCGRQLALSQELISRESEGYLIYLRQEGRGIGIKAKAAAYHLQDAGLDTLDANLKLGFKVDSRSYKTAANYLKEKGLTRIRLLTNNPDKISQLEEEGFQVTRVALLIEAGEENHKYINTKQKRMGHLST; encoded by the coding sequence ATGAACAAGCGAAGACTGACTGTTGAACAAGCAATAAAGATCATTGCCGCTGGCGGAATGATAATTATGACGGATGATGAGGACCGAGAGAATGAAGGGGACCTGGTTTGTGCCGCCCGTTTTGCCGATCCGAATTTAGTAAACTTCATGGCATCCAAAGCCAAGGGATTAATCTGCTGTGCTCTGGAAAAGAGTCTCTGTAAACGGGCCGGATTGATTCCACTTGATACGAACGATGGTCCTGGGGCTCTGCACAATACAAAGTTCTGTACCCCCGTGGATGCCATTGAAGGCTGTACCACCGGTATATCCGCCTTCGATCGATCGACCACTTTGAAAAGGTTAGCTTCTCTAGACTGTCAACCTGGAGATTTTGCCCGTCCAGGGCACCTGCTCCCCATCATGGAAGCAGAAGGTGGGTTAGATTCAAGACAGGGACATACTGAAGCAACAGTGGAGCTCTGCCGTCAAGCAGGTTTAGAAGGGGCTGCTGTTATTTGTGAAATTATGGATGACGACGGTAGGATGGCCCGCTGGGACACACTGCTTGAAATGGCCGCAGAGTGGGATCTTGGAATCCTGACAATAGAAGATTTAATCAGTTGGAAGGAGAAACAACATCCGGAGATAAGCCTAGAGCCGGTTCGTCTTCCCACGGAGAGAGGCCGTTTTTATATGGAATTCCTCAACCCTGCGAAAGGGGATAAATCAACAGGAGGGGAGCATATTTGTCTTGTTTGTCAGAATAAATCTGCATCATCCCATCCAGATGGTCCCCTTGTGAGGATTCACTCTGAGTGCCTGACAGGAGACCTTTTTGCTTCAAGCCGTTGTGATTGCGGCCGCCAGTTGGCGCTCTCTCAAGAATTGATCAGCCGTGAAAGTGAAGGGTATCTTATCTACCTCCGTCAGGAAGGCCGAGGGATCGGTATAAAGGCAAAAGCTGCGGCCTACCATCTGCAAGATGCCGGCCTAGATACTCTAGATGCTAATTTAAAGTTAGGATTTAAGGTTGATAGCAGAAGCTATAAAACGGCTGCTAATTATCTGAAGGAAAAAGGGTTAACTAGGATCAGACTGCTAACAAATAATCCCGATAAGATAAGCCAGCTGGAAGAAGAAGGTTTTCAGGTTACAAGGGTAGCCCTGCTGATCGAGGCAGGAGAAGAAAATCATAAGTATATAAATACGAAACAGAAAAGAATGGGCCATCTTTCGACCTGA
- the ribH gene encoding 6,7-dimethyl-8-ribityllumazine synthase — protein MSETMNVIEGNLSGEGLTFTLVVSRFNDIITSRLESGAIDCLIRHGVKQENIKVIRVPGAFEIPLGAAWATEENPDAVICLGAVIRGGTPHFEYISAEVSKGVASVSLDKGLPVGFGVLTCDSLEQALERAGSKGGNKGWEAAISCLEMAALKRNLVVSI, from the coding sequence ATGAGTGAAACTATGAATGTTATAGAAGGAAATTTAAGTGGAGAGGGGCTGACTTTTACCCTCGTGGTCAGCCGGTTTAATGATATCATCACATCCCGTTTGGAATCGGGAGCTATTGATTGTCTTATACGTCATGGTGTTAAGCAGGAAAACATAAAAGTTATACGTGTTCCAGGTGCTTTTGAGATTCCCCTGGGGGCGGCCTGGGCAACAGAGGAAAACCCTGATGCAGTCATCTGTCTTGGGGCTGTTATTAGGGGAGGAACTCCCCATTTTGAATATATATCGGCTGAAGTCTCCAAAGGGGTCGCGTCGGTGTCCCTTGATAAGGGTCTGCCTGTAGGTTTCGGTGTTCTTACCTGTGACAGTTTGGAGCAGGCTTTAGAGCGGGCTGGTTCCAAGGGTGGTAATAAAGGCTGGGAAGCAGCCATTAGCTGTTTGGAAATGGCTGCATTAAAGCGGAATCTAGTGGTGTCAATATAA
- a CDS encoding helix-turn-helix domain-containing protein, whose translation MKLENHDHKQGDLTDVASRTIINEILNGKRELNLGHIRRLSDKYGVSPELFIN comes from the coding sequence TTGAAGCTGGAGAACCATGATCATAAACAGGGTGATCTCACAGATGTTGCTTCCCGGACGATTATTAATGAGATCTTAAATGGTAAGAGGGAGTTAAACCTCGGGCATATCAGAAGACTCTCTGATAAGTATGGTGTATCTCCTGAGCTTTTCATAAACTAA
- a CDS encoding type II toxin-antitoxin system HigB family toxin, with protein MTIIKRKTVEEYISSYPLAEAGLRGWFIVNQKSTFSNILELRKAYPSADNLKGSDYICINSKKDAKAVQHLLELTDRIEAGEP; from the coding sequence GTGACTATCATCAAGCGTAAGACAGTTGAGGAATATATCAGTTCATATCCATTAGCTGAGGCTGGACTTAGAGGGTGGTTTATAGTCAATCAGAAATCGACCTTCAGCAATATTCTGGAGCTTCGAAAGGCTTACCCGTCTGCTGATAATCTTAAGGGATCAGATTACATCTGCATCAACAGCAAAAAAGATGCTAAAGCTGTTCAGCATCTTCTGGAACTGACAGATCGAATTGAAGCTGGAGAACCATGA
- a CDS encoding SDR family oxidoreductase — MKIAVTAASGKLGSEIVRAVSKLISKENVIGLARTPEKAKDLGIEIRPGDYNDKNILEKSLQSVDTLLLVSGMDAPEKRIEQHRNVIKAAKNSGVKKIVYTSVQGAEENTAFSPVVQSNRQTEQDIRNSGMDWAIGRNGIYIEPDIEYIEIYKKLGGIFNCAGDGKCGYTTRSELAYAYAKMLTENKHNNQTYNLHGEALTQYQLAEYMNSAFGLKLTFTSMTVEEYRQDRIAELGEFMGSVIAGIYQGIREGKADNPSHFNEAADREHQSWKSYFNNIQQNIIKQ, encoded by the coding sequence ATGAAAATAGCAGTAACAGCGGCAAGTGGTAAATTAGGCTCAGAAATAGTCAGAGCCGTTTCTAAATTAATATCAAAAGAAAATGTAATCGGGTTGGCAAGAACCCCGGAAAAAGCAAAGGACCTAGGTATTGAAATCAGACCAGGTGATTACAATGACAAAAACATTTTAGAAAAATCTTTGCAATCTGTGGATACATTGTTATTAGTATCCGGAATGGATGCTCCAGAAAAGCGCATAGAACAGCATCGAAATGTTATAAAGGCTGCAAAAAACAGCGGAGTGAAGAAGATTGTTTATACGAGTGTGCAGGGAGCAGAAGAAAATACTGCCTTTTCTCCTGTTGTCCAGAGTAACCGTCAGACTGAACAGGATATTCGGAATTCTGGGATGGATTGGGCCATAGGGCGCAACGGGATTTATATCGAACCTGATATTGAGTATATTGAAATATATAAGAAACTTGGCGGGATATTTAATTGTGCCGGGGATGGTAAATGCGGTTATACCACACGTTCGGAACTTGCTTATGCTTATGCAAAAATGTTAACTGAAAATAAACATAATAATCAGACTTACAACCTCCATGGAGAAGCGCTTACTCAATACCAACTTGCAGAATACATGAATAGTGCTTTTGGACTAAAATTGACATTTACCTCTATGACAGTGGAGGAATACCGGCAGGACAGGATCGCTGAATTAGGGGAATTTATGGGTTCAGTTATTGCAGGGATTTATCAGGGGATTCGGGAAGGAAAAGCTGATAACCCGAGCCATTTCAATGAAGCTGCAGATAGAGAACATCAAAGCTGGAAGAGTTACTTTAACAATATCCAGCAAAATATAATAAAACAATGA
- a CDS encoding ABC transporter ATP-binding protein, whose amino-acid sequence MIEVRNVFKSYDGSTSVLDGLSLDVKDGEFVTLLGPSGCGKTTLLKMINKLILCDKGNIKFKGKNLEAWDTIKLRRSIGYVIQQIGLFPHMNIEDNIGYVLSLEGVKTAERHEKAVELIELVGMDRDMLNRYPTELSGGQSQRVGVARALAADPEVVLMDEPFGAVDEIARTALQDELLALQKKLGKTILFVTHDIQEALKLGSKIVLLKDGRVEQAGTKEALLFEPASDFVKNFLGLKGFKSILNEGIMNEIYEKVVSEHKTMDEVYSKLQEI is encoded by the coding sequence ATGATAGAAGTTAGAAATGTTTTTAAATCTTATGACGGTAGTACTTCGGTGCTAGATGGTTTGAGTCTTGATGTGAAAGATGGGGAGTTTGTCACTCTGTTAGGGCCTTCGGGCTGCGGGAAAACAACTCTTCTTAAAATGATTAACAAACTGATACTCTGTGACAAAGGCAATATCAAGTTCAAAGGTAAAAACCTGGAAGCATGGGATACGATCAAGTTAAGAAGAAGTATAGGATATGTCATCCAGCAAATTGGGCTTTTCCCTCATATGAATATTGAAGATAATATTGGGTATGTTTTATCACTAGAAGGGGTGAAGACCGCCGAAAGGCATGAAAAAGCGGTTGAACTGATTGAACTTGTTGGTATGGATCGCGATATGTTGAATCGCTATCCTACAGAGCTTAGCGGCGGTCAGAGTCAGAGAGTGGGAGTCGCAAGGGCTCTTGCTGCAGATCCTGAAGTTGTATTGATGGACGAACCCTTTGGAGCAGTGGATGAGATTGCCAGAACTGCCCTACAGGATGAACTTCTTGCTCTCCAGAAAAAGCTGGGTAAAACTATTCTTTTTGTTACCCATGATATACAGGAAGCTCTAAAACTGGGTTCTAAGATTGTCCTGCTAAAAGATGGAAGAGTCGAGCAAGCTGGCACTAAAGAGGCCCTTCTCTTCGAACCTGCATCAGATTTCGTTAAAAATTTTTTAGGCCTTAAAGGATTTAAAAGTATACTAAATGAGGGAATCATGAATGAAATTTATGAAAAAGTGGTCTCTGAACATAAAACGATGGATGAGGTATACAGCAAACTTCAGGAGATATAA
- a CDS encoding glycine betaine ABC transporter substrate-binding protein: MKKKLALIVTLIIIILLNGCIGKNKVADDASKSTKTKKIVLASKPMTEQFIIAEILKVLIEQETDIEVEYKEGIGGGTSNIHPAMKTGEIDLYPEYTGTGWMFVLGQPLINDPVELYKAVKEGYKDSFAIVWSELYGFNDTFGIAMKRKLAEEMDIKTYSDLAAKSKELTFGAEHDFFEREDGLPGIVEVYGFDFKKEVGMDIGLKYQAIGSDEVDVINIFSTDGRLKEYDMTVLEDDLNFFPSYYCATLIRQETLDTYPELVDVLDLMTGLINNEEMTNMNYQVEIEKLEASEVARKFLTDNGLLK; the protein is encoded by the coding sequence ATGAAAAAGAAATTAGCCTTAATCGTGACTTTGATTATAATTATTTTACTGAATGGATGTATCGGGAAAAATAAAGTTGCTGATGATGCATCAAAATCTACAAAAACAAAGAAAATAGTCCTTGCAAGTAAGCCGATGACAGAGCAATTCATTATTGCTGAAATACTTAAAGTCTTAATCGAACAGGAAACAGATATTGAAGTGGAATATAAAGAAGGTATAGGCGGCGGTACATCGAATATTCATCCTGCAATGAAAACGGGTGAAATTGATCTTTATCCAGAATATACGGGAACCGGGTGGATGTTTGTTCTTGGGCAGCCGCTGATTAACGATCCTGTTGAACTTTATAAAGCAGTTAAAGAAGGATACAAGGATTCATTCGCTATTGTCTGGAGTGAACTCTACGGATTCAATGACACTTTTGGTATTGCTATGAAACGCAAACTGGCTGAAGAAATGGATATTAAAACTTATTCAGACCTAGCAGCTAAAAGCAAAGAATTAACCTTCGGTGCAGAACATGATTTTTTTGAAAGAGAAGATGGTCTACCTGGAATTGTCGAAGTATATGGGTTTGATTTCAAAAAAGAGGTAGGTATGGATATAGGTCTTAAATATCAGGCTATCGGTTCTGATGAAGTAGATGTTATAAATATTTTCTCTACAGATGGACGACTAAAGGAATATGATATGACAGTTCTTGAAGATGATCTAAATTTCTTTCCATCCTACTATTGTGCAACTTTAATCCGACAGGAGACACTGGATACTTATCCTGAACTTGTTGATGTTCTTGATCTGATGACTGGTCTGATTAACAATGAGGAAATGACCAACATGAATTATCAAGTTGAAATTGAGAAATTGGAAGCTTCTGAGGTTGCGCGAAAGTTCCTTACAGACAATGGACTTCTGAAATAA